Sequence from the Cervus canadensis isolate Bull #8, Minnesota chromosome 16, ASM1932006v1, whole genome shotgun sequence genome:
caggcagatcccacatgccgaggagcaactaagcccgtgtgccacaggtACTGAGCCagcacactctagagcccatgctccgcggCAAGAGAAGGCACCCCAGTGAGAAGTCCAGGCACCACAACCAGAGCGTGGgccctgctcgctgcagctagaggaagcccacgcagcagcaaagacccagcatggccaaaagtaagcaaacacttttaattttaaaaagtgtacaattcagtggcctTTAGTACACTGACAGCCTTACTCATCTTACCTCTGTCAGCTTTGAAACGTCTTCATCACCCCACTGGGAATCCAGTAAGCTGTCATCCCATTaccctctcccccagctcctggcaatgGCTGATCTGCTTTTCTATGACTTTGCTTCTTCTGGATacttaatataaatggaattatgtaaCATGTGACTTTCTGggcttggcttctttcacttaccataagGTTCATCTACATTGTAACATGTATCATTCCCTTTCATGACAGAATGATATTTCGCTGTATCAATGTACTACATTTCATTTGTCCTTTCATCAGTTTATGGAACACtgggttgttttcaccttttgcctattgtgaatagtgctgttacAAACATTTTGTACAAGTGTTTgaatacttttcatttcttttggatatatatctaggagtgaaattgctaggtcatatggcatgaggtcaaaaagaatcagacaaaactgagtgactaacactaaaaataatggtaatttcatgtttaactttttaaggaacttcccttCAGTCTTGAAAGATGATTTTACTGAGCATAATTTTAGTTGGCTAGATTGTTTTTACACATTGAAACATTACTCCATTATGTTTTGGTTTCCATGTTGTGAAGAAGTGGATTGTTAATCATCAGTCCTTTGAAAGTaatctttcttctctgattgcctttAAAATCTGTCTTCGGTAGAAGATAGTTTCACTCTGATGTGTACAGATATGTATTTCTTCTTATTTCAGCTACTTAGGACTTCAAGGTTTTGAGAAGCAATACTGCATggctattaaaaagcagtgattaTTGCCAGACTATCTGGGTTCACATGCTGACTTCACCATTAATTAGCCTATTGACATTAGGAAAActacttaacttttctgagcctgtttctttttttatgttttttactgatatagttgatgtacagtattatataaCTTACAGGTGTATGACATAGTGgtccacaatttttaaaggttatattctatttacagtcattataaaatattggctagggaattccctggtggttctgtggttaGGAGTTTATGCTTTCACTACTaagggcacaagttcaatccctggttagagaactgagatcctgcaagctgtgaggCAGagccaaatatatatgtatcttttatatatacatatatatacacacacacataatatagaatatatattccTTGTATAATatacccttgtagcttattttatacacagcagtTTGTGCCTTGAGCctgtttcttaatctgtaaaatagtTATAATAATCTCTGCCTCTTAGGATTCTATGACTAGTCTTCagactaaatgagttaatatattaacacacttagaacagtgcctggcatgtagttaCATAGCTGTTCGCTTTGATAAGGAGCACAGTCTGTGGATGGGTGTCTTTCACTGACTTTGGAAAATTCtcgttttttatttttggccaccctgcttagcttgtgggatcttagttcctcgaccagggattgaacctgggcctccgaagtgaaagcgccaagtcgtCACCACTGGTCAGCCAGGGGAACTGCcgcaattttacatttttattggctGTTTCCTGTGATGTCTGACCTAGGAAGAGCTTTACTACCAGAGCTTTTCTCCACCCAACATTCTAGTTCTGAGGCAGAATTCTCTGTTCTACTTCAGGTTGCCAGAGTCTTCAGCTTAAAGGGCTCGATAATGAAACTGAAGCGAGGATCGTTTCTGTGGTACCTTTACCTGGACAAGCTGTATTGCTTATTATCCGTGAGAAATGTGAAGGCCTTGGTGGAGTATTTTCACCTTCTTGACGTGCACCGCAAGAAAACCTTGAATGGTCAGTACTTCCGTAAGTGCTTCTTCTGGGTCATTACTTGGTTTTTAACGAATGTGCAGGAGAACTTACAGAACCAGAAAGTAGTTCATTAGCACATGCGTTACATCTTCGAAGTGAAGCAGAGAGAAGCGCTGCCAGCCGAGCCTTGACGGCAGTCCAGCGAGGCAGACAGGACAAGTTCTGGGGTTAGCTCCTGGCTGCACCTGTTTCCTGGTGACTTGCAGCATGTCATCATCCTATTTTAAGTCCAGTTTTCTTCATCCCTAAGTGAGGCTTCTAATAGTGGAGTCCATCTCATGGTTGGAAAAGAGCGAgaatgagggacttccttggcagtgcagtggttaagtcTCCGCGCTTCCACTTCACGGGCCGTGGGTTCAGTCCTCGGTTTGGGAGCTCAGACGCttcatgctgcatggtgcagccaaaaaaaaagggtGATGAAATTAGATAATGTACggaaagtgcttagcacagtgctcGGCACACTCTAAGAATTCCATGTGTTCATTATTATgacagctttcctggtggctgaccCCACTCAGGCCGTAACCCTCAAGAGTCCCTTAGCAAAACTTTTCCATAGAATGGGAGAATTGAGTCAGGTAATCTGCACGGTCCCTTCTAATTGTTGGTGCTTGTGACCGAAAAGTGTTGATGAGCTCAACCCTGCTGTTGAGGGCACAAACTAATAGAAGACCAATTACAACACTTCAgggctttctgtttgtttgtttggcttttgtttctctttaggaCTAGGTATAGAtaaggtagggcttcccaggtggcgctagtggtaaagaacttgcctgccaatgcaggagctgcaagagatgtgagtttgatccctgggtcggtaagatcccctggagaagggaatgactgacTACTCcggtcttcttgcctagagaatcccatggacagaggagcctggcgggctgcagtccatcaggtcacagagtcagacatgactgaagagacttagcataaATAAGGTATCCTATCCACTCATTATAATCTGAGGGAGAGAAATATCATTTATCAACAAGGAGTTTCTtccataaaaaatttttaaagagttcaTTCAATCCTTATAATAAAGATACCTTCATTTATTCATACTTTCATGCCTCAGATTTATACACAGTATGTCACCAAATCTTCCCAATAACCCAGTCCCAGATAAAGCACCTGTAGGGCACCTTGATATAACCAGAAAAGCTGGCCCCAAAACCCAAGGGTTTCTGACTCTAAAGCCCATACTCCTAATTCTCACCAGTGTTTGCTTAGCAGTCTGATCTCCCTGGTAACTAAGTCACTCCCCGCTGATGCAACACTTGAGAGATGAAGTCACATTTGTGTCTTCTGGTCACCAAGGGAACAGATAGcgacctggaggaaggcacaggcGTGAGCTCTGCCTGCCGGGGATGTGGTGACGTAGAGCCCTGGATGCTTGGCCCAGGGTCGGCTGATTGAAAAACTATTTGTTAATTAGCTACTCAACCTTACAATAAAACACGCCTCAAGAAGCAAGGACACAGGCGTCACCACGTTCACACGTGGTGTGTCCCAGCGCTCACACCTGGTGGGACGTGGGAAAGGAACGCCAAGCGGCCATCAGGGACTCTCAGACCAGGACCCTGTGTTGACTGTGCCCTTGGCCGCTTCAGCCAGGACTCCAGCCACACAGCTGTGCTTCACAGACTTAGTGGAGCGTGTctggtgcaggagacatgagacaatGTAActaatgtgtatgtgtgcatgctttgttactcagttgtgtctgactctttgcaagcccaggctcctctgtccatgaaatttttcatgcaacaatactggagtggactgccatgccctcctctaggagatcttcctgatccagggaccgcACAtgggtctcttgcgtctcctgcattggcaggtgggttcttcaggGCTTTAACACTTtagggcttttttgtttgttcgtCTTTTGGTTTTTGTCTCTTTTAGGACTGGGTATAAAtaaggtagggcttcccaggtggcgctagtggtaaggaacctgcctgccaatgcaggagctgcaagagatgtgggttcgaagCCCTCTGTAATCAATGGGCAAGAAGAAATCACATGCAGACAGTTACACTTGAGAATCTCTGAAATCTTGTGGGTGATCTGTACATACAACTTGTACAGCTACATACCACTGTGTAAACATATCACCATGTTTGTTTCTTCCATCTAACATTCCCCGAGACAGATGATGAGTGAGTAGAATTTCAGGCAAAaaccttccctgtcctttaaACTACAgtgttttttccctctgattGTATATGACTGCAGATGCATTAACTAATGTGCAGAAGATGCAGCTTCCCTGTAGACAGAGCAAGGCTGTGGAGTCAGATGGACCACCTGTGAAGTCCAGCTCTGCCCCTCCAAGTGTGGTCCACACAGCAGCAGCGGCCGCATCACTTGGGAGCTTGTTAGGATGCAGACTCAGCAGTCCCGAGCCAGAGTTCCTAATCACAACCACTGTATTTACAAGATCCCCAAGTGACTGGTGTGCCCATTACCGCTCGAGAAGCCCCAAGCCTAGTTATCACCCAAAGCTTATTGTAAAAGGCTGTGTAGCTGCCTGGGTTCAGTAACACGCAGCACTTAAAGCGCCCAGCACCTAAGATGCCTGATGATGGCTCCTTTCCCCACAGTTGAAAGCATTTGTGTTATGTAAGCATGAGGCACAGTGATACTTTTATAGAAgaggaatgatttttaaatttcttattttaattctcTCAAGTGAAAGACCCAGATGAAGTGTCAGCTTTTCCAAGAACATGTCCTGGGTCCCCAGTGAGAACTAAGCTCTCCCTTCTATGCACGAGGAGCACGTTGAGCCTTTTCTTGGTCATGTATACACACCGGTCTGTTCTACTGAGCTCGTGAGCTGCGCTCGGGAACCAAGCCCTGcccactctctccttcttccCAAGTCCAGGCACCATGGAGTGTGCAGTGGCAAAGCCAGAAACAAAGTATTATCATTACTACTGCCAGGTCAACAAGCTTCCAACAGCACCACCATTTCTGTGGCTCCCAGACGTTGAACATCTTGGAACTGTTTCAGAATAACCCCCTCTCATCTCCCTGTCAACAGATGTGCTGTTTTACCACTTCCTTCATCATGTGACTGACTTGAAACGGAACCAGATCACAATTGTGTTCAACATGCTGGACTGGAATGCGGTGGGCGAGATTGGTTTTGACCAGTTCTACATGCTGGTGTGCATACTGCTGGCACAAGAGGCGAGTAGCCAGTCAGGCTCTGGGGCAGAGGCGGCAGAGCTTGGCTGCGGCCACCATGTTGCTAAAGGTAGCACCAAATTAAGAGGGCGtcagaatttttcttcttttcacttgaaacaggaagaagaaacaggGCAAGTACTACTTTTGGTTCCTAAATGGTCCATCTATAACCTAGGAGTTTCGAAAGGTTACCCAGCTTCCCTCCCACTTTGCCTTTATAAAGAACAAATCTCATCCTATCACATCTCTCCTTGGCATGCCCTTCTCGCTGGTGGGTCTTAAATAATCACCAGTAATCTCAGTTGCCTCTCTTCCTCAGTGATCCCCTTCCTCACAGAATATTCTGAAGGGGATGAATGAGCAAGACAAGACCTGCTCATCTTTGGGTACCCACCTTACCTTGCACACACTCCTCGAGTGTATTcacctctttccctttccttaagGAAGGGCACCTCATGTCTTCATCATCTTATCGCCAGCACTGAAATTTTCTTATGTAGATTTTCATTGAACGCAGGAAATGCATTCTACTACGGAGAGTTCCATCTAGCAGCACTAATCACTGCAGATAGCATCAGTCCCCTGGAAGGCAGCTGCTGAGGCGGGTTTGATACACTGACCACAGCACCCTTTCGGCCCTGAGCTGCTGATTCTGCCTTTTGCTGTTAGCTCTCTAGGCAATGGACTAGTGAATAGATGAGTCCTCATGTAGCAAGTTTAGAAAGTAGCACCAACAATACTGTTCCTTTCCTTACGTTTTTCTCTCAAAACAGAACCATTTGGAAGAGCAATTTATCTTCCGCCATTCCCGGCCTGTTTTTGAGTTGCTTGACCTGGATGGGGAGCTGAAAATTGGCCCAGACAACTTGCACATGTACAACTTtctctttaatattaaaaaagagcAACTTAGAGACCTCTACTATAACTTCGACATCACAGGTGACCGCGTAAGTGCAAGTCCCTAACATGTGGCCTAGcagcgtgcgtgctcagttgtgtccaactctttgtgaccccctggactgtagctcaccaggttcctctgtccctgggacttcccagggacaggtcgccatttcctcgggatcttccagacccagggatcgaacctgcctctgctgcactggcaggcagactccttaccccgagccacctgtgaagctgtGGCCTGGCAGCCCCTCTGTCCAGAGCTAGAGGACTGTGTCCTGACAGCTACAgtggagacagggaaggaggagggaaggaaaaaccCACTGGAGTGTCATGGCACTGGGATCATAAAACACCTGAGGAGATGGACAGGCCTGTGGAAGAGAGAGGATTGAGTAAGTGCTACATCACATAATGTGGATATAAAGTGAGAGGAGTTTAGAGAAGGAAATTCTGTTGGAATTTTAGttgaaagaaggaaatattttaatatggcaGGAATTGGTCTTAAGAGGAAGGGTTATAGATTTTAATaagcagaaatgaagaaattCTTAGATGGGAACACATGAGTTAAATTCCAAGAGAAAACAGCTATGGAGAAAACAGTGAATATCTATTTCAAGTCCATTCAGTGAAGGGCCTATTCCAAGTCCAT
This genomic interval carries:
- the EFCAB9 gene encoding EF-hand calcium-binding domain-containing protein 9, yielding MKLKRGSFLWYLYLDKLYCLLSVRNVKALVEYFHLLDVHRKKTLNDVLFYHFLHHVTDLKRNQITIVFNMLDWNAVGEIGFDQFYMLVCILLAQENHLEEQFIFRHSRPVFELLDLDGELKIGPDNLHMYNFLFNIKKEQLRDLYYNFDITGDRLLNYKEFKLFTIFSMDKYQESQKAEKEKKNEKALLQKKVAQVNESQRESLLGTKQFESISNYNC